The genomic region CCACAAGGCGAACGGGCACGTCGACACGCACGACGTCGAGGAGGATCCCCGCGCGATCTACGAGGCCACCAAGGTCCCCATGTCCCGCCTCTCGTTGCACGTCCTCGACCGGACCGATCCCGCGGACGTGATCGCCGCCCGCCGGGCGAACTACCGGATCTGGGACCGGGAGATCCGCGACCTCGACGGCGTCGAACCGGTCTTCGAGTCGCTCTCGGAGGGGGCCTGTCCGCAGTACTATCCCGCGCTCGTCGACGACCCCGACGACCTCGGCCCGCTGTCGGGCACCGGGAAACCGTGGCCACCCCTGCCCCACGAGGTCCGGGACGAGGAGGCGTTCGCCACCGAGAACGCCCTCTCGACGCACCTCCACACGCTCCCGGTCCACCAGGGGCTGGACCTGCGCGACCGTGACGGACTCGGCGGAGACGGCGTGTAGACGGGGCTCCCGTCGTACCACGAATCGGACTTCGTTGCGAACTCCATGCTCTCACGAACGCTACCGCCGACACTCGCTCCGAGTGCGGTGTGGACGGTCGTGTGAAATGATAGCGCGCATACTTATAAATAACGAGTGTATGTGGCTAGATAGAGACCACAATGAGCGACGCTCGAGAGCATCGGAACGTGTTTCGTTCGACGATCGCCGGCACTACCGTCGAAGGGCGGGCCCACTCACTCAGTGCGTGGTTCGTCCTCGCATTACGCCTCGTTATCGGCTTCGCGTTCCTCTATTCCGGTGTCGAGAAGGTCCTGGGTGATTTCGCCGCAGAAGGATACTTGGTAGGCGTAGCCGGGGTGAACGGGAATCCACTCGAAGGGCTCTTCCTCTGGATGGGGCAGACCCCCTGGTTCGTCGAGTTCGTCAACATCGCCGTTCCGTGGGGCGAGGTCGCGATCGGACTCGGCATCATCGTCGGGTTTCTCACCCGCTTGGCAGCGTTCTTCGGTGCACTGATGATGCTGATGTTTTACTTCGGGAACTGGGATCTGGCCCACGGACCGATCAACAGCGATTTCATGTACATGCTCGTGTTCCTCTCGGTCGCCGCATTCGGTGCCGGCCGGATCCTCGGACTCGACGCCTACGTCGAACAGTACGAGGTCGGTGGGCAACCACTCCTCGAGAGGCACCCCTGGCTGGAGTACGTCCTCAGGTGAACGGAACGGGCTCAGAGGTATCCGCCGAAGACGGACGCCTCACTGGACGCAAAGGCCCCCTCGATCAGTCCCGTCCGTCATGACCGGATCGGGGGTTCGATCGTCACATGGATGCCTGTTGGCTATCCGCTCGACCACCGGACGGCGACCAGGCCGTTGACGGCATCTCCGCGCTCCGCTCTCAGGAGACGTGTATCCTTCCGGGCACCACAGAGCGTGATCTCAGGCCGTTGCATACAGCGAGACTCACACCCGAGACCGCCTCGCGATAGGCACTCGCAACGGGGTGTCACACCGAACGAGGGGACCGAGTGAGGTGAGTGGGTTCGGGCGGGTTCGAACCTCAGTCGCAGCGGAGCTGCTCCCTGCTTCGAACCGCCCTCACGGGATGGATTTGCTCCTCACGTCCGTTCGTTACAAAATCCATGGGTTCGGGCGG from Halalkalicoccus sp. NIPERK01 harbors:
- a CDS encoding DoxX family protein; the protein is MSDAREHRNVFRSTIAGTTVEGRAHSLSAWFVLALRLVIGFAFLYSGVEKVLGDFAAEGYLVGVAGVNGNPLEGLFLWMGQTPWFVEFVNIAVPWGEVAIGLGIIVGFLTRLAAFFGALMMLMFYFGNWDLAHGPINSDFMYMLVFLSVAAFGAGRILGLDAYVEQYEVGGQPLLERHPWLEYVLR